The proteins below are encoded in one region of Bacillota bacterium:
- a CDS encoding thiamine pyrophosphate-binding protein has translation MVKISDYIISFIADLGVKHIFMLPGGQAMHLIDSIGRCEKTTHICALHEQAAAMMCVAYSRVTGNFGAAVVTSGPGGTNAVTGVASAWLDSIPCMFISGQFRTETLAWRKHVRQTCIQGLDPVEIVESLTKYAVLIGDPYMTRYHLEKAVYLAKTGRPGPVWLDVPLDVQSAVVEEKDLVSFDPGEPAAPPDYQLLEKQARECIQLLSKAARPVLLAGNGIRLAHAVADFRKLAVRLGIPVLTSVNGMDLIDHRHPLYIGRPNYWGQRAANFVIQNADLLLSIGCGLDLSLTGFNYQAFAREAIKIIVDIDPGELKKPNAKPDVPVNCDAGDFIRELMKHLDGFSNEQIPKWLNLCKSWKEEYPIVLEEYRQRKGYVDLYVFIDTLSDELAPTDIVIPGNAGSHFECAAQAFKVKEGQRVISHVGIGAMGHSLPSSIGACIGSGGRRTICLTGDGGIQLNIQELQTVVNYSLPVKIFVFKAFCAVSFF, from the coding sequence GTGGTTAAGATTTCGGACTATATCATTTCTTTTATAGCAGATCTGGGCGTGAAACACATATTTATGCTACCCGGCGGGCAAGCAATGCATTTAATTGACTCCATCGGGAGATGCGAAAAAACCACGCACATCTGCGCCTTGCACGAGCAGGCTGCTGCCATGATGTGTGTCGCCTATTCCCGGGTAACCGGTAATTTTGGAGCTGCGGTGGTAACCTCCGGGCCGGGAGGCACCAATGCCGTTACCGGAGTTGCCAGCGCCTGGCTCGACTCTATTCCCTGTATGTTCATTTCAGGGCAATTTAGAACGGAGACCCTGGCCTGGCGGAAACATGTCAGACAGACGTGCATCCAGGGTCTCGATCCCGTTGAGATCGTCGAGTCTCTTACTAAATATGCAGTTTTGATAGGCGATCCTTACATGACCAGATACCACCTGGAAAAGGCCGTTTATCTGGCCAAGACGGGCAGACCCGGACCGGTATGGCTGGATGTTCCCCTTGATGTCCAGTCTGCGGTGGTGGAAGAGAAAGATTTAGTCTCCTTTGATCCGGGTGAGCCGGCCGCCCCGCCGGATTACCAATTGCTTGAGAAGCAGGCGCGAGAGTGCATTCAGCTGCTGAGCAAGGCGGCCAGACCGGTGCTGCTTGCGGGAAACGGCATTCGCCTTGCTCATGCAGTCGCCGATTTCCGCAAATTAGCCGTACGGCTGGGAATCCCGGTGTTGACCTCTGTCAACGGGATGGACCTGATAGATCACCGCCATCCCCTGTACATCGGAAGACCGAATTACTGGGGGCAGCGTGCGGCAAATTTCGTGATCCAGAACGCGGATCTTCTCCTGAGCATCGGTTGCGGCCTGGATTTAAGCCTGACCGGATTCAATTATCAGGCTTTTGCCCGTGAAGCAATAAAGATCATAGTTGACATTGACCCTGGAGAACTGAAGAAACCTAACGCAAAGCCAGATGTCCCGGTGAACTGCGACGCGGGGGATTTCATCAGAGAGTTGATGAAGCATTTGGATGGTTTCTCCAATGAGCAGATTCCAAAATGGCTGAATCTTTGCAAGAGCTGGAAAGAAGAATATCCCATTGTCTTGGAAGAGTACCGGCAAAGAAAAGGGTACGTTGATCTCTACGTCTTTATAGATACTCTTTCTGATGAACTGGCCCCTACCGATATCGTCATTCCCGGGAATGCCGGCTCTCATTTCGAGTGTGCAGCCCAGGCTTTTAAGGTTAAAGAGGGGCAACGGGTCATTTCCCATGTCGGCATCGGCGCGATGGGGCATTCTTTACCCTCCAGCATTGGGGCATGCATTGGGAGCGGGGGAAGGAGAACCATCTGTCTTACCGGCGACGGCGGCATTCAACTGAACATCCAGGAGCTGCAGACCGTGGTTAACTACTCTTTGCCTGTCAAGATTTTTGTCTTCAAAGCTTTTTGCGCTGTAAGCTTTTTTTAA